From the genome of Denticeps clupeoides chromosome 4, fDenClu1.1, whole genome shotgun sequence, one region includes:
- the LOC114787724 gene encoding upstream stimulatory factor 2-like, with the protein MDAPDPPRQDQPEKEAVRTSEAEATTGASVQPPAFPDHDLQYQFRTESGGGQVTYRVVQVTDPPLEGAGEGGGPVSVVSTAAFAGTPQTVIQNPFSNGGSPAAETVGGETRFAYFPAATVSEGTATADPSLAQATGQFYVMMTPPDVMQSGTPRTIAPRTHPYTAKIDGSRTPRDERRRAQHNEVERRRRDKINTWIVTLSKIIPDCDMDSSKTGASKGGILSKACDYIRELRQSNQRLQESFKEVEGVQVANELLRQQVEELKSENGLLRAQLQQHGIEGVSETTAP; encoded by the exons ATGGACGCGCCCGACCCGCCCAG GCAGGACCAGCCCGAGAAGGAAGCTGTGCGGACCAGTGAAG CTGAGGCCACCACCGGAGCCAGCGTGCAGCCACCAGCGTTCCCAGACCACGACCTCCAGTACCAGTTCCGCACGGAGAGCGGTGGGGGACAG GTGACATACCGTGTTGTTCAGGTGACCGATCCGCCGCTGGAAGGAGCGGGTGAGGGGGGCGGGCCAGTGAGCGTGGTCTCGACGGCAGCGTTTGCTGGAACTCCGCAG ACCGTCATCCAGAACCCGTTCAGTAATGGAGGCAGTCCAGCAGCAGAGACGGTTGGAGGCGAGACGCGCTTTGCATATTTCCCAGCAGCCACTGTGAGCGAGGGCACTGCCACGGCTGACCCCTCGCTGGCGCAGGCCACAG GTCAGTTCTATGTCATGATGACCCCACCCGATGTCATGCAGTCTGGGACCCCACGTACCATTGCACCACGTACGCACCCATATACTGC AAAAATTGACGGGTCCCGAACTCCCAGAGACGAGAGGAGAAGAGCACAGCATAATGAAG TAGAGAGAAGGCGGAGGGACAAGATCAACACCTGGATCGTCACACTGTCCAAGATCATCCCAGACTGCGACATGGACAGCAGCAAGACCGGAGCG AGTAAAGGCGGGATCCTGTCCAAGGCGTGTGACTACATCCGAGAGCTGAGGCAGAGTAACCAGCGGCTCCAGGAGAGTTTTAAGGAGGTGGAGGGTGTGCAGGTTGCCAACGAGCTGCTCCGACAACAG GTCGAGGAGCTGAAGAGCGAGAACGGCCTACTGCGAGCGCAGCTTCAGCAGCACGGCATTGAGGGCGTCTCCGAGACAACGGCGCCGTGA
- the etfb gene encoding electron transfer flavoprotein subunit beta, whose product MSARVLVGVKRVIDYAVKIRVKPDNMGVVTDGVKHSMNPFCEIAVEEAVKLKEKKLIKEVVAVSCGPQQVQETIRTALAMGADRGIHVDITGKDYDALGPLQVSKILAALAKKEDVQLVILGKQAIDDDCNQTGQMTAALLDWSQGTFASELTLEDKKVKVVREIDGGLETIKVSLPAVVTADLRLNTPRYATLPNIMKAKKKKITSVKPQDLGIDLTSKLEVLRVEEPAQRQAGVKVETVEDLVSKLKDAGRI is encoded by the exons ATGTCTGCCCGGGTCCTTGTCGGCGTTAAGCGCGTCATTGACTATGCAGTCAAG ATCCGTGTGAAGCCGGACAACATGGGTGTGGTCACTGATGGTGTGAAGCATTCCATGAATCCGTTTTGTGAGATTGCTGTGGAGGAAGCAGTGAAACTTAAAGAGAAGAAGCTGATCAAGGAGGTGGTGGCGGTCAGCTGCGGCCCCCAGCAAGTTCAG GAGACCATCCGTACTGCCCTGGCCATGGGAGCAGACCGGGGGATCCATGTGGACATTACTGGGAAAGACTACGATGCTCTTGGTCCGCTTCAGGTTTCCAAGATCTTGGCAGCGCTTGCAAAGAAAGAAGACGTCCAACTAGTCATCCTTGGGAAACAG gcCATTGATGATGACTGTAATCAGACAGGCCAGATGACTGCTGCTTTGCTTGACTGGTCTCAG GGAACATTCGCCTCAGAGTTGACGCTTGAAGATAAGAAGGTGAAGGTGGTCCGAGAGATTGATGGTGGTTTGGAGACTATTAAAGTCAGCCTGCCGGCCGTGGTGACTGCTGACCTGCGGCTGAACACACCCAGATATGCTACACTGCCTAATATTATG AaagccaagaagaagaagatcacCAGTGTGAAGCCACAGGACCTTGGCATTGATCTGACATCCAAGCTGGAGGTGCTACGGGTAGAGGAGCCTGCACAAAGGCAGGCTGGGGTGAAGGTGGAGACAGTGGAGGACCTGGTGTCCAAGCTGAAGGATGCAGGGAGGATATAG
- the tmem238a gene encoding transmembrane protein 238a yields the protein MSSGLTRCKLVLVFAVMMDLFGVTSMLIGVFASLEVRGRDFSDLLVYTGALLILMSMGGWVMWYSGNIEGLAFGKELGYRRTVVDRIARTLSRRIRRTHRGHSDL from the coding sequence ATGTCCAGCGGACTGACTCGCTGCAAGTTGGTCCTGGTGTTTGCGGTGATGATGGACTTGTTCGGCGTCACCTCCATGCTGATCGGGGTCTTTGCCAGcctggaggtcagaggtcgggaTTTCAGCGACCTGCTGGTCTACACCGGAGCGCTGCTCATCCTGATGTCCATGGGGGGCTGGGTCATGTGGTACAGCGGCAACATCGAGGGCCTGGCCTTCGGCAAAGAGCTCGGTTACAGACGCACCGTGGTGGACCGAATTGCTCGCACCCTCAGCCGCCGGATCCGCCGTACGCACCGGGGCCACAGTGACTTGTGA
- the LOC114787723 gene encoding C-Jun-amino-terminal kinase-interacting protein 4, with protein MEGGEGTLCASGDLELDADIVSEEAGKLYSELQVVIETHGTSVVESLLPVLVWVLEGLASCRAKLREREDEVEKERAERVELMERFQNERVLRRESQEKYLELDDQVEQERRAMRAREKEKEKRERELEKKAREQADQLLALEEQKMSLSRELSSLKHTHSKLVLASRDLIERRKDSEREGSPLRNHVLSKKLEFQPTPDQSETCIYEQQKSDMPSNLSLLESPAVNEEVTENPPRAQSFISDIINSTPELQDLVEASTPLHSTAEESREEERSHLDEEIRNQQTRDGEVEKNEKNVQEEDVEKKEEEEEDEEELESLEWELRNTDSVFSELSELSRDYVESVDHGASLRDGSDQFEEILSQYEELKNTHQMVDAARKALISRVEELTNERFALNLEVTSFKETITRMEGRMKEMEEETKRLRKEVESVQSEDPEAVPLSLRRFSRSEMARVVMEKNQYKERLFELQEALRRSQTLRVTKDERSTEERKGTVWRRFNRLFGLTKDPFAPPQSLAIAVPSLPTTSASTLSPAVSPQKLSVNQTQTDVSLSPRLRRREMYREIRSHVWGTLGKRQIHGWSMPLSHTQESPVPSPEPKDVPVLVQMRLLDQRDATAKLTCAVAVTPEMTGEQMCSVWTISGPASSSDITVIDPTRSNTILDQFSLPPTSPALCVCAVPPAGETSGTVWIGTQDGGVLVHSASKSRRRCLQSVTLSEGVHSLTYAQGQVIAGLANGTLAFFSHRSIGWDLQSKEELSLGSALVQPIRCCLAKGESLWVGYWNRIHMIDVQSRKVEKSFAVSERSEQQVRFLCVAGTGVWAACRLDTSLRLFDWATGRPLQEVDVSPMVTKALGSAFLSLAPLQISALAVVCGRLWVGTGSGAIFSIPLTLSSETSSIPYCTLALAQLCYHGHRQAVKFIIAAPGCHNSSTAAECAGSNSQLILSGGEGYVNFRIGDDANDGINENVPLRSERSHMIIWQTSTTPIPSPAL; from the exons ATGGAGGGTGGAGAGGGGACTCTGTGCGCGTCGGGAGACCTGGAGCTGGATGCTGATATAGTGAGTGAGGAGGCGGGGAAACTTTACTCCGAACTGCAG GTGGTGATAGAGACTCATGGCACCAGCGTGGTGGAGTCGCTGTTGCCCGTGCTGGTGTGGGTGCTGGAGGGACTGGCCTCCTGCCGGGCCAAGCTGAGAGAGCGCGAGGacgaggtggagaaggagcgaGCCGAGAGGGTGGAGCTGATGGAGAGGTTCCAGAATGAAAGAGTGCTGCGGCGAGAGAGCCAGGAG AAATATCTGGAGTTGGATGACCAGGTTGAGCAGGAACGTCGAGCAATGCGAGCAcgagaaaaagagaaggagaagagggaGCGAGAACTTGAGAAGAAAGCAAGGGAGCAGGCAGATCAAT TGCTAGCTTTGGAGGAGCAGAAAATGAGTCTGTCTCGAGAGCTGAGCTCCCTGAAGCATACGCACAGCAAG TTGGTCCTGGCATCTCGGGATCTGATTGAGAGAAGAAAAGACTCTGAGAGAGAAGGATCCCCTCTGAG gAATCATGTTCTTTCAAAAAAGTTAGAGTTTCAACCAACTCCTGACCAGTCGGAAACCTGCATCTATGAACAG CAGAAGTCAGACATGCCATCCAATCTTTCCCTATTGGAATCACCAGCAGTCAATGAGGAAGTGACAGAAAATCCACCAAGAGCTCAGTCCTTCATCAGTGACATCATCAACTCGACCCCTGAACTGCAGGACTTGGTTGAAGCGAG CACTCCCCTGCACAGTACAGCTGAGGAAAGCAGAGAGGAGGAACGCAGCCACCTGGATGAGGAGATCAGGAATCAACAGACCAGAgatggagaggtggagaaaAACGAGAAGAATGTACAGGAGGAGGATGTGGaaaagaaggaagaagaagaggaggatgaggaggagctggagagttTGGAGTGGGAGTTGCGCAACACCGACTCTGTCTTCTCTGAGCTCTCAGAACTGAGCCGTGACTACGTGGAGAGCGTGGACCACGGCGCCAGCCTCAGAG ACGGCTCGGACCAGTTTGAGGAGATTCTTTCTCAGTATGAGGAACTGAAAAACACCCA CCAGATGGTTGATGCTGCCAGGAAAGCCCTCATCTCTCGTGTGGAGGAACTGACCAATGAGAGATTTGCTCTCAATCTAGAGGTTACTTCCTTCAAAGAAACGATCACACGAATGGAAGGGAGGATGAAGGAAATGGAGGAAGAAACCAAACG ACTTCGGAAGGAAGTGGAGTCGGTCCAGTCAGAAGACCCAGAG GCTGTGCCCTTGTCCTTGCGCCGTTTTTCCCGCTCTGAGATGGCGCGAGTGGTGATGGAGAAGAACCAGTACAAAGAGCGCCTGTTTGAACTGCAGGAGGCACTGAGACGTTCTCAGACTCTCAG AGTCACCAAAGATGAGCGTAGCACAGAGGAGAGAAAGGGCACCGTTTGGAGAAG GTTCAACCGCCTGTTTGGTTTGACTAAGGACCCCTTTGCTCCTCCTCAGTCTTTGGCGATTGCCGTGCCGAGTCTGCCGACCACCTCTGCCTCCACACTGTCACCGGCGGTTTCTCCACAGAAGCTGTCTGTTAACCAGACGCAGACAGA tgtttctctctctccacggCTGAGACGGAGGGAGATGTATAGAGAAATACGTTCCCATGTGTGGGGAACTCTGGGTAAACGACAAATCCATGGATGGAGCATGCCTCTGTCACACACGCAG GAATCACCTGTTCCTTCTCCTGAGCCCAAAGATGTACCTGTTCTAGTGCAGATGAGACTCCTGGACCAAAGAGATGCCACTGCTAAG CTGACCTGTGCTGTTGCTGTCACACCTGAGATGACAGGAGAGCAGATG TGTTCTGTGTGGACCATCTCTGGTCCCGCCTCCAGCAGTGACATCACAGTGATTGACCCCACACGGTCCAACACCATTCTAGATCAGTTTAGCCTTCCACCCACTTCAcctgctctttgtgtgtgtgctgtgccgccAGCAG GAGAAACATCTGGAACTGTTTGGATAGGAACTCAGGATGGAGG GGTTTTGGTGCATTCTGCCTCCAAGTCAAGGCGACGCTGCCTTCAGTCTGTGACCCTCTCTGAGGGCGTTCATTCGCTCAC GTACGCTCAGGGTCAGGTTATTGCAGGATTAGCCAATGGGACACTTGCATTCTTCAGTCACCGTTCTATAGGATGGGATCTCCAGTCCAAGGAGGAGCTTTCCCTGGGCTCGGCGCTTGTGCAGCCCATTCGCTGTTGCTTAGCCAAAGGGGAGAGTTTGTGGGTTGGTTACTGGAACCGAATTCACATGATTGATGTACAGAGTCGAAAAGTAGAG AAGTCTTTCGCCGTATCTGAGCGCAGTGAGCAGCAGGTGCGCTTCCTGTGTGTAGCAGGTACTGGTGTTTGGGCTGCCTGTCGGCTGGACACTTCACTTCGGTTATTCGACTGGGCGACTGGACGGCCTTTACAGGAAGTAGATGTGTCACCCATGGTGACCAAAGCACTAG GCTCTGCTTTCCTCTCACTTGCTCCTCTCCAGATCTCAGCTCTGGCTGTCGTCTGTGGACGTCTATGGGTGGGAACAGGAAGTGGCGCCATTTTCTCCATCCCCCTCACGCTCA GTTCTGAGACCTCTTCTATCCCATACTGCACTCTTGCTTTGGCCCAGCTATGTTACCATGGTCACAGGCAGGCAGTCAAGTTCATCATTGCTGCCCCTG GCTGCCATAACTCGTCCACTGCGGCAGAGTGTGCCGGCTCCAACTCCCAGCTAATCCTCAGTGGAGGGGAGGGCTACGTCAACTTTCGCATCG GTGACGATGCCAATGATGGCATCAATGAAAATGTTCCTCTGCGATCTGAACGGAGCCACATGATCATATGGCAGACGTCCACCACGCCCATACCAAGTCCCGCCCTTTAA
- the LOC114788862 gene encoding prostate-associated microseminoprotein-like isoform X2: protein MLLWGVFLASMVASCFSVYNSGECYFNTKGSCEYQGQVYGIGESWMTKDCYQCVCMEPFGVGCCDHSSQPVDYPDWCEIIRKPDSCISVAVMRANHKLPCLYGRWGRLRPDTWKNDNDPIF from the exons ATGCTGCTGTGGGGGGTGTTTCTCGCAAGCATGGTCGCCTCCTGCTTCTCAGTCTACAACAGTGGAGAATGCTACTTCAACACCAAAG GCAGCTGTGAGTACCAAGGCCAGGTCTACGGGATCGGAGAGAGCTGGATGACCAAGGACTGCTACCAGTGCGTTTGCATGGAGCCCTTTGGAGTCGGCTGCTGTGACCA CTCTTCTCAGCCAGTAGACTACCCTGACTGGTGCGAGATCATCAGGAAGCCGGACTCTTGCATTAGCGTGGCGGTCATGAGGGCCAATCACAAGCTGCCATGCCTTTACGGACGCTGGGGTCGGCTGCGACCCGACACATGGAAGAATGACAACGACCCTATATTTTAG
- the LOC114788862 gene encoding prostate-associated microseminoprotein-like isoform X1 produces the protein MLLWGVFLASMVASCFSVYNSGECYFNTKGSCEYQGQVYGIGESWMTKDCYQCVCMEPFGVGCCDHDFPLHSSSQPVDYPDWCEIIRKPDSCISVAVMRANHKLPCLYGRWGRLRPDTWKNDNDPIF, from the exons ATGCTGCTGTGGGGGGTGTTTCTCGCAAGCATGGTCGCCTCCTGCTTCTCAGTCTACAACAGTGGAGAATGCTACTTCAACACCAAAG GCAGCTGTGAGTACCAAGGCCAGGTCTACGGGATCGGAGAGAGCTGGATGACCAAGGACTGCTACCAGTGCGTTTGCATGGAGCCCTTTGGAGTCGGCTGCTGTGACCA TGATTTTCCGTTGCACAGCTCTTCTCAGCCAGTAGACTACCCTGACTGGTGCGAGATCATCAGGAAGCCGGACTCTTGCATTAGCGTGGCGGTCATGAGGGCCAATCACAAGCTGCCATGCCTTTACGGACGCTGGGGTCGGCTGCGACCCGACACATGGAAGAATGACAACGACCCTATATTTTAG